The sequence below is a genomic window from Bradyrhizobium septentrionale.
TGGGCCGCGATGTCGAGCAGGTAGCGCGAGTTGAAGCCGATATCGAGCGCGTCGGAGGCGTATTCGACCTCGAGCTCCTCGGTGGCGCTGCCGGAATCCGGATTGGTCACCGAGAGCACCAGCTTGCCGGCGGACAAAGCGAGCTTCACGGCGCGGCCGCGTTCGCTGGAAATGGTCGAGACGCGGTCGACCGCGGCCTCGAAATCCTTCTTGTCGACGACCAGTTCCTTGTCGTTGTTCTGCGGAATGACGCGGCCATAGTCCGGGAAGGTGCCGTCGATCAGCTTCGAGGTCAGCACCACATTGCCGAGCGTGAAGCGGATCTTGCCGTCCGACAGCTCGATCGAGATCTCGGCGTCGTCGCCCTCGATCAGCCGTTGCACCTCGCCGACCGTCTTGCGCGGCACGATCACGCCGGGCATGCCGGTTGCGCCCTTGGGCAGCGCGAGGTCGATCTGGGCCAGGCGATGGCCGTCGGTCGCAACCCCGCGCAGCGTCGCCGCCTTGGCGCTGCCGGCCGCGTGCAGATAGATGCCGTTGAGGTAGTAGCGGGTCTCCTCGGTCGAGATCGCAAACTGCGTGCGGTCGATCAGGCGCTTGATGTCGGAGGCCGGCAGCGAGAAGGAGTGCGTCATGTCGCCGGCGGCAAGGCCGGGGAAGTCGCTCTCGGGCAGCGTCTGCAGCGTGAAGCGCGAGCGCCCGGCCTTCACCGCGAGCACCGAGCGGTCGCCGTCGGCTTCCAGCACGATCTGCGAGCCGTCGGGCAGCTTGCGCACGATGTCGTAGAACATGTGCGCCGGCACCGTGGTCGAGCCGGCGGTTCCGGTCTCGGCGGCCAACGTTTCCGTCACCTCGAGGTCGAGGTCGGTCGCCTTCAGCGACAATTTGGCGCCTTCGGCGCGGATCAACACGTTGCCGAGGATCGGGATGGTGTTGCGGCGCTCGACCACGCGGTGAACGTGACCCAGCGATTTCAGCAGTTGCGCGCGCTCGACGGTGACCTTCATTGCAATACCCGCCAGATCCCTCAGATGGAAAAGCCGGGCGGCCGTTCAGGGCAGCACCGCGGCATTGGAAACCCGAAAAGCCGGATCAATACCGGATTTGATCAAACCCACGGGGGGACCGCAAGGTGGCGCGGATGGGCGGCCGGTGCAAGGGAAACGGGCGCAAAAGGGTCCCCGTTCCCCACGTTTTGGGCCGGAAAAATGTTTGGCCCTCCCCCTTGAAAAGGGGAGGGCCATGGAACGAGCAAGAGCCCCGTTCCGATTGAATCGGAACGAGGCTCTTGATTCTGGTTTTGACGCGTTTTCTTGACGCGAACCGGTACCCACTTCGCTCGAAACGCGTCAGCCTGACGCGACGGCCTTATTCCTGCAGCTGACGTTTCAGCGATTCGACTTCCTCCGACAGCGTCGTGTCCTTGGCGACCAGTGCCTCAATCTTGCGCACGGCGTGCAACACCGTGGTGTGGTCGCGGCCGCCGAAGCGCCGGCCGATCTCCGGCAGCGAGCGCAACGTCAGCGTCTTCGCCAGATACATCGCAACCTGGCGCGGGCGCACCACATTGGCGGTACGGCGGGACGACAAGAGGTCGGAGCGGCTGACATTGTACTGCCGGGCGACCACGCGCTGGATGTCCTCGATCTTGATCCGCTTCGGCTCCTGCGGGCGGATCAGGTCGCGCACCTCGCGCTCGGCCATCTCCAGCGTCACCGGCTGGTTGTTGAGCTTGGAGTGCGCCAAGAGGCGGTTGATCGCGCCTTCGAGGTCGCGGCCATTATGGGTGATGGTGCGCGCCAGATAGTCCAGCACTTCCTCCGGCACCTCGAAGCTTGCGTGGTGGACGCGGGCCGCGGCGACGCGCGACTTGAGGATGCCGAGCCGCAGTTCCTCGCCGAGCGAAGCCATCTCGACCACCAGACCGCCGGCGAGCCGCGAGCGCACGCGGTCGTCGAGGCTTTCCAGATCCGACGGCGGACGGTCGGCCGCGATCACGACCTGGCGGCCGGCGTCGATCAGCGCGTTCAGCGTGTGACAGAACTCGGCCTGCGTCGACTTGCCCTGCAGGAACTGCAGATCGTCGATCACAAGCACGTCGATGCCGCGCAGCGCTTCCTTGAACGCCAGCGCCGTCTGCGTCTTCAGCGCTGCGACGAAGCCGTACATGAACTTCTCGGCGGTGAGATACAGCACCTTGCGCTCGCCGCCGGAATTGCCGGCCCAGGTCACCGCCTGCAGCAAATGCGTCTTGCCGAGGCCGACGCCGGCATGGATGTAGAGCGGGTTGAACATCACCGGATCGCCGCGGCGTCCTTCCGCCACCTGGCGCGCAGCCGCGTGGGCCAGCGTGTTGGAGCGGCCGACGACGAAGCTTGCAAAGGTCAGGCGCGGATCGAGCGGCGAGCCGCCGAGCGCGTCATGGCTTGCGGACACCGGCGCGGTCGCGAACGAGCGCAGTTCAGGCGCCGGACGGCCATCGGTGCGCTCGACGCGGCGCGCTTCGACGGGCGCAACCGGCTCCTTCGCCGGGGCCATCGCACGGATCGCGGAGCGCACGGTGAGATCGATCTTGTGCACTTCCGGCATCTCGGCCTGCCAGCACGAGAGCACGCGGTCGGCGTAATGCGCCTGGATCCAGCTCTTGAGGAACCGGGTCGGAACCGACAGGTGCACGCTCTCGTCGTGCACGCTCTCCAGATCCATCCGTGCGAACCAACTCGTGTAAACGTCCTCGCCAACGCTCGTCCGCAGACGGCCCTTCACCCGCGACCAGCGATCCTGTTCCGTATTCGTCATAGCCTTCGTACTTCCAAGTCTGAGAGAAAATTGTTGCGAAAACGCCGTGCAGGGTTCCTGCCACGACGCGACCTCCAGCGGGCGCGGTCTGCTCCGGACAAAGCTCTTCCGTGTGGCGACCATGCGCCACCGGACAGATCAGCTGTTTGGAGAAGATGCGTCCCGCGAGGTCAGCGCGTACTCGACGGTCTCTTGGGGTGAGAGCTGGCGTCCGAGGGGTTGATTACGGCACCACTGGAGATTTGCGCTTCGGCTGTCGTTGGATCGACTGCAGTGATGATACCGTAAGGCATAAGTCCTCCCCCTCCTGCCGCGACGTATCGCGGCAAGTTGTCAGCTTGCTAGTGTCTTAGTTTCGAACTGCCGCTACCGAACACTAAAAATGTCCGGCGCTTCGCCGCCGCGTGTCGCCGTCAATTCGTT
It includes:
- the dnaN gene encoding DNA polymerase III subunit beta, which translates into the protein MKVTVERAQLLKSLGHVHRVVERRNTIPILGNVLIRAEGAKLSLKATDLDLEVTETLAAETGTAGSTTVPAHMFYDIVRKLPDGSQIVLEADGDRSVLAVKAGRSRFTLQTLPESDFPGLAAGDMTHSFSLPASDIKRLIDRTQFAISTEETRYYLNGIYLHAAGSAKAATLRGVATDGHRLAQIDLALPKGATGMPGVIVPRKTVGEVQRLIEGDDAEISIELSDGKIRFTLGNVVLTSKLIDGTFPDYGRVIPQNNDKELVVDKKDFEAAVDRVSTISSERGRAVKLALSAGKLVLSVTNPDSGSATEELEVEYASDALDIGFNSRYLLDIAAQIEGEVAVLKLADPGSPTLVQDKDSKGALYVLMPMRV
- the dnaA gene encoding chromosomal replication initiator protein DnaA — translated: MTNTEQDRWSRVKGRLRTSVGEDVYTSWFARMDLESVHDESVHLSVPTRFLKSWIQAHYADRVLSCWQAEMPEVHKIDLTVRSAIRAMAPAKEPVAPVEARRVERTDGRPAPELRSFATAPVSASHDALGGSPLDPRLTFASFVVGRSNTLAHAAARQVAEGRRGDPVMFNPLYIHAGVGLGKTHLLQAVTWAGNSGGERKVLYLTAEKFMYGFVAALKTQTALAFKEALRGIDVLVIDDLQFLQGKSTQAEFCHTLNALIDAGRQVVIAADRPPSDLESLDDRVRSRLAGGLVVEMASLGEELRLGILKSRVAAARVHHASFEVPEEVLDYLARTITHNGRDLEGAINRLLAHSKLNNQPVTLEMAEREVRDLIRPQEPKRIKIEDIQRVVARQYNVSRSDLLSSRRTANVVRPRQVAMYLAKTLTLRSLPEIGRRFGGRDHTTVLHAVRKIEALVAKDTTLSEEVESLKRQLQE